The genomic region ATCCCGCGAAGATCCCGTTCCCGGTGCTCCAGGTGGACACCGGCTACGACTTCCCCGAGGTCCTCGAGACCCGCGACAACTGGGTGAACCGCCTCGGCGTGCGCCTGATCGTCGCGAGCGTCGAGGAGGCGATCGCCAACGGCGTGGTCGTTGACGACGGCAAGACCAGCCGCAACCGCATGCAGATCGGCACGCTGCTGCACGCGATCGAGGAGAACGGCTTCACCGCCGCCTTCGGTGGCGGGCGCCGTGACGAGGAGAAGGCGCGCGCCAAGGAGCGTGTCTACTCCCACCGCGACGAGTTCGGCCAGTGGGACCCGAAGATGCAGCGTCCGGAGCTGTGGAGCCTCTACAACGGGCGCATCCACCAGGGCGAGCACATGCGGATCTTCCCGATCTCCAACTGGACCGAGCTGGACATCTGGGACTACATCGGTCGCGAGGGCATCGAGATCCCCTCGATCTACTTCTCCCACCAGCGCCGCGTCTTCGAGCGCGACGGCATGCTGCTCACGGAGTCGCCGTTCAACCCGTGCCGTCCCGGCGAGGTCGCCGAGGAGCGCACCGTGCGGTTCCGCACCGTGGGCGACCTGACGCTGACCGGGTGCGTGGAGTCCACCGCCTCGACCATCGAGGAGATCATCGACGAGGTCGCCGTGGCCCGGGTCACCGAGCGCGGCGCCACCCGTGGCGACGACCGGTTCTCCGAGGCCGCCATGGAGGACCGCAAGAAGGAAGGCTACTTCTGATGGGCACCATCAAGAGCGACAAGATGGACCTGCTGAGGTTCGCCACCGCCGGCTCCGTGGACGACGGCAAGTCGACCCTGATCGGCCGCCTTCTCCTCGACTCCAAGTCGATCTTCGAGGACCAGCTCGAGGCCGTCGAGGCCACCAGCGTCTCCAAGGGCTACGACTACACCGACCTCGCGCTGCTGACCGACGGTCTGCGCTCCGAGCGCGAGCAGGGCATCACCATCGACG from Nocardioides sp. dk884 harbors:
- the cysD gene encoding sulfate adenylyltransferase subunit CysD, yielding MTETHADYRLSQLDQLEAESIHIFREVAAEFEKPVLMFSGGKDSIVMMRLAEKAFYPAKIPFPVLQVDTGYDFPEVLETRDNWVNRLGVRLIVASVEEAIANGVVVDDGKTSRNRMQIGTLLHAIEENGFTAAFGGGRRDEEKARAKERVYSHRDEFGQWDPKMQRPELWSLYNGRIHQGEHMRIFPISNWTELDIWDYIGREGIEIPSIYFSHQRRVFERDGMLLTESPFNPCRPGEVAEERTVRFRTVGDLTLTGCVESTASTIEEIIDEVAVARVTERGATRGDDRFSEAAMEDRKKEGYF